CCAGAATTCTGAGCCACTACGGTCGCTCACTTGCAAATTTGTGTAACGTGTCTAGTAGAATATTTACCCCAAAATGCAAGTCAACGACGATACGAAATAtggatagaatttttttttctccatacaAAAATTATAGTACCGAATCTGAAGCGAAACCCGAGGCTGTCGCTTTACCACCAATTTCAGGTTTTCCACCCTCGCTATGGCCCAAAATCTTCACTACCCTCAAAAATTACTTCATTATCAATATGGTGATCAAATCAAAAATCGACAAAGAATTCAACGAAGACGATTTTGTGTGTGCTACTAAACAGGCGAGTCTTAAAAGTTTTCATGCAATTCCATTCTTGTTACAGCATTCATTATATATAATCCTTGGCTgtcaaaattcaattattgCTATGAAATTGTTGAACCACTTtcttaatcattttcaggctCTTCTGGTTATATCGAGAGCTCTAGCTAGCGAAGATTATGATCAGCTCAACGGTCTTGTAACAGTAGACGTTATAGACACATTGAGAAACAATATTAGCAGGCTGAATTATGAACAGAAAAAGTGCATAGCAGTGCAAGAGGGAGACATTTATCTGTCATTCCCAAGTAGTGTCAGTATTGAGGAGGGTAAGAAACTctccttttttcatcaataatttACACTTTATCTTTCTTTGATACTGACTCGATGATTCATTAAATACAACAGAAAACGATCGTAAGGTTGTTGAAATAGGTGTGGTTCATCATTACATGCAGGGATTTGGTCTTATGAAGGATCAGGCAGTAACTTTGAATTCACTGTCTGCATATCAGGATCGAATATACATTGCGAATTATCGTTTCCATCGAGACTATTCTGAAGGCAGTGAAGCGTCGTGGATCGTCAACGCTGTTAACCATTTTTCACCTCAACTCGctgtaatttttcttttttttcctttttacacTTGAATCCAAATCAATGAtataaaattggaattttttttttttctagtatCAATATCAGCAGAACTGACAGAGGTGGAATGTTTCTGCGCAGCATGCAAAATCATCAATAAGTTTCGCCATTGCTGAATCGGGATGTTCCCAAAGTTTGTTacatcgtttgaaaaaaatgtaaaacgtACGAAAGCCTTTTACGCCGATGATTTTTCTGTTTAACAAGTAAAcaaagaaaaagggaaaaagaagaagTATTCACAAATACAAAGACGTATCACACTTTTGTGTCTGTCACTGTAATATCTAACTGACGCAAAAAAGCTGGCACGTGATCAACAACCGGTAGCAGGATTGCACTCACAGGTTTTCCGTTTCTTTCCAGCGAAACGACGATTGGTCCCTTCAATAATCAAATGTCCAAAAATTATGACCAACTTCATTCTCTCGGTAACAAATCGTcagttttgttttcttctACGCACCTTAGAACTTTGGGGATTGAGCAACCAGCACTCATCCTTGCTTGCACTCTTGAACAAATTGATCCGTTTCATCGGCACGGAATTGTGGAAATTGACCGTATAATTGGTCACATCACATATCGTGACGAACATACTATTCAAGAAAGGTTTGGCGTATTGGCCCAGTTTCGCTGTATATCGAACTCCCGCTTGTTGGAAAATGACCTCTAAACTTTTTGTTGGGAACTCTACCGATTTGATCAATCTTTGAACAGCTGGAGGTGGCGTTTCTAATTTCCATTTGAAATATTAGTTAATCaaatatttgagaaatttttttattcctacgATCTATTTTTCCAGTGTAAATGCTTTAATGAGGTCAAAAACGAGCCCATTCTTCTTCACAACCTAAAATTTTGCTCTCATGTGATACCGAGGCCTTTATACTCCAtccttttcgttataaaaaacaGGAGAGAATAGTCTACGATGAGTTGACTTTCAGGCAATAtttgatgataaaaatttcatggaacaaaaaaaatatatgaaagaataagaaaaaacaattttccacTAAAATAACGGGGTCGTTTTTGACCTTGGTGTGAGAGTACCCAAAAAAAACAGTTGGATGGGAGAACACAGAGACGCTTACTATGGTACATTGCGTCGGTGAGTCGGAAAGGCTTCGTGACTGTGAGAGCAAACATTGGTATTTGATTGCGTTCTTTCCCCTTGAACCAGACGTCAATTGCTACGTAAAGCGAATACTTGTTTTAATCGAATTCGagttgtttttgaaaaattttcaaatgactcatgcattttgaaaaactcacaTTTCGCGGTCTCTTCAAAGACTTTCTGTACGATCATATCCCGCGTGATATATTTACTCAGATGGGTTAGATACAATCCACATTCGTTGCTCTGTCTTTCGTAACTCGGTCGATGACTCGAAGTCGAATAGGCCTGGATCAAATTGcgtaaattttttccacttccgTACTCATTTACTTTCGGTATTTCGGCGTGAATTTCTGGATTACATTCTCTTAAACAGAATAACAGATTGActcaaaattcttcatttgacATTTAAAGATATTCCTTATTTTTAAGCTgaacttttattttacttGGGAGGAACAGTTTGACAAGTGTCCAGCACGACAACCAAAAGTGCTGGATCGGTTGACAACGAAATTGCCAATAATTCGCTCTCGCAAACTGCGTCGCGTCTCAAGTAAGACTTTGGTGCATCGATTGGGAGCATGTAACTTTCCTGCATCTTAAAACCGTGACCagcaaaatagaaaaaacctgaaaaaggaaaaatgagatttttacTGTTCGcttgatgaaaaatgtatttgtcAATTAGAATTTGGTGGCGTGTTTGAAAACTTTGCAAAATTCGTAAATCACCGTAAACTCCTTCGATTAGAGCCGAACAAAAAACGCGAATAGCATTCCGCATTTGTATGGCattcaaatttaataaacAAACGACTTTGAATCCTATTTCTTCGAGAATATGAGCAAGTTTGGTAACATCGTTTTTGGGCGTTCCCAATTTTTCTTGATGCTCGTAATCCTCGTTGGCAATTAATAGTGCTATTTTTGCCACAGCTTTCTCCCGTGGCAAATCGATCTGCAAACCTCGCTCCAATTACTCAATGCattctttaaaaatgtttgataataaattacaatttcattttgtatAATGATCTTACGATAACGTTGCTTCTTTGAGTACAAGCTTCGCTGACCTCATTGGTGATGTAGCAATGGTATTTCCCTTCGTGTTTCGAGTCAAATTTATCGAACTGTAAAAAGTACGTTAATGaatttactcatttttttagttgaaaataattgaggCTAGCTCGTTTTTATTTGCAACTTACTCGAAGCACATTTGTGTTTTGACCCTCCAATTTCGTGTTGTCACGAAACCATTGATATTTTGGAACAGGATGACATTTTACAAGGCAATCGAGTGTGAAGCTATCGCCTTTCCGTACTTCGAGGAATGGAATTGgttgtttttctatttctatTCGAGTTGGTTTCATTCTCACGTAAACGATTgacgataattttttattcattctcgTTCCGTCAATCTCAAATTGTAATACCTTGCATCGGTATTCGCCTTGTTGATTTAcactgaaaattatttcaatccaGGAATTGGACAACGGAAGCATATCTTTCAAGTATGCTCAACAATGAAGATTACTTCTCAATTTTTATGCTCAATTCTTCGCTCGTTCGGTTCTCCAGTTTAGTGTTATTGTGGTACCAGGCATATTTCGGTGGCGGCAATCCTTTGGCTCTGCAAATGAGCTTCAAAGTTGTACCTAAAGCTACTTCCAAAATATCTCCCGAAGCATTAGGCTGCTGCTCGATGATCAAAGGTTCTGTAACAgtacttataatataaatatagtTTTATGGATTTTGTGTTGCTCTTCATTGGCAATTTCacttcttaatttttttgtagatTGTAAAGTTATTAATCATTCTGATAAACAGACCTGGTTGGCGTAGAATCGAAAGAGCTCCCAATAGATTGCAATCTTCCAGCAAAGTACTGAGAATTCCGACAGTGCACATTCTTGTATTCAGTTGGAAGAGCAGATTTTCTGCAGATTTTTTTGACGAGTTTCCACTGTCCTCCAGAGTATTTAACCATGATGCTCtgtatttaaaataaaaactacACTTTCTGTCACCTTCGAAGCTGAATTTCAGAGAGGCTCATACCCGACAATCTCCAAGTGTTCGGCCACATTTTCCGCAAGCAGCTTCCAAGCTGATTCGTTGCTTAATTCTTTAACCAATTGAGTGTATGCCGTTGCTGGCAAATATTCAATTGACATTTCCTCGTCGTACTTATACATTGTTTAATGTTagtaatgaaatgaaaaaaaaaatttagttgTTCAATTAGATATAGACATAATTTCACTGATGGCAATATTCACTCGATCATTCCGATATTATGCATTGGTAACAACACAGTGGTACACCGATGGATGATTCAACGGAATATATATAACTATCGAGGCAATTGGAATGGAGAATAAAAGAAACTATTTGGAGTAAATAATCGTCGTTTGTTTGAAAGTTCATTGCCTCGCGATGTATTT
This sequence is a window from Venturia canescens isolate UGA chromosome 8, ASM1945775v1, whole genome shotgun sequence. Protein-coding genes within it:
- the LOC122415182 gene encoding uncharacterized protein, with the protein product MIVANIYKNLCRPRILSHYGRSLANLCNVSSRIFTPKCKSTTIRNMDRIFFSPYKNYSTESEAKPEAVALPPISGFPPSLWPKIFTTLKNYFIINMVIKSKIDKEFNEDDFVCATKQALLVISRALASEDYDQLNGLVTVDVIDTLRNNISRLNYEQKKCIAVQEGDIYLSFPSSVSIEEENDRKVVEIGVVHHYMQGFGLMKDQAVTLNSLSAYQDRIYIANYRFHRDYSEGSEASWIVNAVNHFSPQLAYQYQQN
- the LOC122415178 gene encoding mucosa-associated lymphoid tissue lymphoma translocation protein 1-like isoform X1 — its product is MYKYDEEMSIEYLPATAYTQLVKELSNESAWKLLAENVAEHLEIVGASWLNTLEDSGNSSKKSAENLLFQLNTRMCTVGILSTLLEDCNLLGALSILRQPEPLIIEQQPNASGDILEVALGTTLKLICRAKGLPPPKYAWYHNNTKLENRTSEELSIKIENVNQQGEYRCKVLQFEIDGTRMNKKLSSIVYVRMKPTRIEIEKQPIPFLEVRKGDSFTLDCLVKCHPVPKYQWFRDNTKLEGQNTNVLRFDKFDSKHEGKYHCYITNEVSEACTQRSNVIIDLPREKAVAKIALLIANEDYEHQEKLGTPKNDVTKLAHILEEIGFKVVCLLNLNAIQMRNAIRVFCSALIEGVYGDLRILQSFQTRHQILIDKYIFHQANSKNLIFPFSGFFYFAGHGFKMQESYMLPIDAPKSYLRRDAVCESELLAISLSTDPALLVVVLDTCQTVPPKECNPEIHAEIPKVNEYGSGKNLRNLIQAYSTSSHRPSYERQSNECGLYLTHLSKYITRDMIVQKVFEETAKSIDVWFKGKERNQIPMFALTVTKPFRLTDAMYHKTPPPAVQRLIKSVEFPTKSLEVIFQQAGVRYTAKLGQYAKPFLNSMFVTICDVTNYTVNFHNSVPMKRINLFKSASKDECWLLNPQSSKGPIVVSLERNGKPVSAILLPVVDHVPAFLRQLDITVTDTKV
- the LOC122415178 gene encoding mucosa-associated lymphoid tissue lymphoma translocation protein 1-like isoform X2, with protein sequence MYKYDEEMSIEYLPATAYTQLVKELSNESAWKLLAENVAEHLEIVGASWLNTLEDSGNSSKKSAENLLFQLNTRMCTVGILSTLLEDCNLLGALSILRQPEPLIIEQQPNASGDILEVALGTTLKLICRAKGLPPPKYAWYHNNTKLENRTSEELSIKIENVNQQGEYRCKVLQFEIDGTRMNKKLSSIVYVRMKPTRIEIEKQPIPFLEVRKGDSFTLDCLVKCHPVPKYQWFRDNTKLEGQNTNVLRFDKFDSKHEGKYHCYITNEVSEACTQRSNVIIDLPREKAVAKIALLIANEDYEHQEKLGTPKNDVTKLAHILEEIGFKVVCLLNLNAIQMRNAIRVFCSALIEGVYGFFYFAGHGFKMQESYMLPIDAPKSYLRRDAVCESELLAISLSTDPALLVVVLDTCQTVPPKECNPEIHAEIPKVNEYGSGKNLRNLIQAYSTSSHRPSYERQSNECGLYLTHLSKYITRDMIVQKVFEETAKSIDVWFKGKERNQIPMFALTVTKPFRLTDAMYHKTPPPAVQRLIKSVEFPTKSLEVIFQQAGVRYTAKLGQYAKPFLNSMFVTICDVTNYTVNFHNSVPMKRINLFKSASKDECWLLNPQSSKGPIVVSLERNGKPVSAILLPVVDHVPAFLRQLDITVTDTKV